A DNA window from Mariprofundus aestuarium contains the following coding sequences:
- a CDS encoding divergent polysaccharide deacetylase family protein has translation MIRKKQLPPWLALLFLLLLCLLLVIATLTKPSQQRGHVEKMVEKSIPPVAPEVAKPGDQHETQPDALPRVASGLALVLDDVGYDLPALKRILALSIPVAIAVIPDAPYAQASATMAHEQGQMVMLHLPMEPTSEKYRNKMTPYFLHEKMGREELRETFQRGLDKVPFVEGVNNHMGSHLSEQMEPMRWVMQVCREQGFFFVDSKTSHKSVAAEAAELMDVPWASREVFLDHDLNPEAMQRAWKSAERCLEKGYRCVVIAHPHKETVAFLEKQLSKQKSATLVPVQQLLRGGDSVRHAKIKPEVLL, from the coding sequence ATGATTCGAAAAAAACAACTGCCGCCGTGGCTGGCGCTGCTCTTTCTGCTGCTGTTATGCCTGTTGCTGGTGATCGCAACACTCACCAAACCTTCGCAGCAGAGGGGGCATGTTGAAAAGATGGTGGAGAAGAGTATTCCGCCAGTAGCTCCAGAGGTGGCCAAGCCGGGGGATCAGCATGAAACGCAACCCGATGCGCTGCCACGTGTGGCGTCGGGGCTTGCTCTGGTTCTTGATGATGTTGGTTACGATCTGCCAGCCTTGAAGCGCATCCTCGCGCTCTCCATTCCTGTGGCAATCGCTGTGATACCGGATGCACCATATGCACAGGCATCTGCAACGATGGCGCATGAGCAGGGGCAGATGGTTATGCTGCACCTGCCTATGGAGCCGACTTCGGAGAAATATCGCAATAAGATGACCCCCTATTTTCTGCATGAAAAGATGGGCAGGGAAGAGTTGCGGGAAACATTCCAGCGCGGCCTGGACAAGGTTCCCTTTGTCGAAGGGGTGAACAATCATATGGGCTCCCACCTGAGTGAACAGATGGAGCCTATGCGCTGGGTGATGCAGGTCTGCCGGGAGCAGGGATTCTTTTTTGTCGACTCCAAAACGAGCCATAAGAGTGTGGCGGCAGAGGCTGCTGAGTTGATGGATGTGCCGTGGGCCTCCAGAGAGGTGTTCCTCGATCATGACCTTAATCCTGAGGCGATGCAGCGGGCATGGAAGAGTGCAGAGCGCTGCCTGGAGAAGGGCTACCGCTGTGTGGTGATTGCTCATCCGCACAAGGAGACAGTAGCATTTCTGGAGAAGCAGCTGAGCAAGCAGAAGTCAGCCACGCTTGTTCCTGTTCAGCAGTTACTGCGTGGCGGTGATTCTGTGCGTCATGCGAAGATAAAACCGGAGGTGCTTTTGTAG
- a CDS encoding DUF502 domain-containing protein: protein MVSLRKYLLAGIVALAPFLVTVALINWLIELSDSAVGLLPPQYRPEILFGVDIPGLGIILALLLIIVIGMLTTHFIGNYLMRLVDRVMERIPLVRTIYKATRQLLEATLSDSSKAFQKVVMVPFPNKGTMVIGFVTGETAVAIHGSDEIRISVFVPSTPMPTTGWLLFIEPSEIVYMDMSVEEGMKLVLSGGTLLAGNREKPE from the coding sequence GTGGTATCGTTACGTAAATACCTGCTGGCAGGGATCGTTGCCCTGGCACCATTTCTTGTCACGGTAGCGCTGATCAACTGGCTGATTGAGCTCTCCGACAGTGCCGTAGGTTTGTTGCCGCCACAATACAGGCCGGAGATACTGTTCGGTGTCGATATTCCCGGACTGGGTATCATTCTGGCCCTGCTGCTGATCATTGTGATCGGCATGCTGACCACCCACTTTATCGGCAATTACCTGATGCGCCTGGTGGATCGGGTTATGGAGCGCATTCCACTGGTGCGTACGATTTACAAAGCGACTCGCCAGCTTCTCGAGGCCACACTAAGTGACAGTTCCAAGGCATTTCAGAAAGTGGTAATGGTTCCGTTTCCCAATAAAGGAACAATGGTGATCGGGTTTGTTACAGGTGAAACTGCTGTTGCAATTCATGGCTCGGATGAAATAAGGATTTCCGTATTTGTGCCCTCTACGCCTATGCCTACGACCGGTTGGCTGCTGTTTATCGAACCATCGGAAATCGTCTATATGGATATGAGTGTGGAAGAGGGTATGAAGCTGGTTCTATCCGGCGGCACTCTGCTTGCCGGGAATAGAGAAAAACCGGAGTAG